The genome window cagaagctgcaatcccttttgtttgcttatcgatcagtgccacaagccagtaccgggttcagtccatttgaacttttatttgggagaagggtgaaagggccccttgatttgatcaaacaaaattgggagcagatcacccaggatgacccacaagacgtagtgacatacatagacaccttgatgaatgacctaaggagaaatctagagctggcagcagaaaacctgcaagctcagaaggtcagacagaaaacatggtatgaccacaaagctagagagaggcactttgacccaggggaggaagtgctttggcttaggccctgcagagagaataaactgcagctcaaatgggcaggaccatatagggtcatttccaagatgtcagacctgaactacctaatagagcaggaggagaaccaagcaaggagggtggttcatgtgaatgccctaaaaccctactacagaggggaacagagggttttattcgcgataaaagcagctgtgagtgaggaagcggaattacccttctgggagggtagaggggaagtaagatacaacccagaggaggtaaagatcagtcctgcactcacccaagaccagcagcaagaactaaaaatgctgcttagtaaatatcaacaggtgttttccaacaagccggggatagtgaagggagtgttgcatcggatccacacaggggatgcacccccgcaggcagtatccccataccgagtaacgggaccctatagggacaaggtgcggaaggagctggacgagatgctgagggagaacataattgtcccctcttctagtccttggtcctctccgatagtccttgtggacaagcctgatgggagcattaggttttgtgttgattacaggaaattaaaccgtgtaaccactcctgatgcctacccaatgcccaggctagacaacctgattgaaaccatagggggttgtcggttcatctcatcattggacctggtaaagggatattggcaattaagaattgatcccagggatcaagaaaagactgccttttgcagcccttttggtctctatgagtttcgagtcctgagctttggtctcagaaatgcaccagccacattccaaaggctgatggaccagaccttggcagggctcagtgactttacagtggcctacattgacgacatagggatcttcagtaatacctgggaagatcacctgatacacctggagttagtgctgcagaggttaagtgcagcagggctaacagtaaaggccagcaagtgtcagctgggtagcccagaaataaaatacttgggtcacatggtagggggaggaatgataaaacccctggaggccaaaatagaagctgttcgtgattggcccagacccaacaccaagaaaaaagtcaaatcatttcttgggttggtgggctactacagaaagttcatcccgaggtttagcgagattgcggctccgctgaccgatctgacgaggaagaaggctgatgaccgcatcccgtggaccagcgactgtgaggcggcgttccagaggttgaaggaggcgttaatcaactatcctgtgctgcgtgctccagacttcgaccgggagttcatcatctacaccgatgcgtctaacagcggggtaggagcagttctgtgccaggaggatgagaatggtgaccagcatccagtgtcctacctgagtaggaaacttcaaaaaggactatgactttgaagtgaaggtggtcagagggtcagtgaactgtgttgctgacgccttatcaagaagacctgaagaatgaagacggcgaaaggacatggactatgtgtatataatgatgacaaaaagtaaaatgtacctgttttttgaatttggtttgtatgaataaaggtaaatggatgtattgtatatggtaaatgtttaaatgcctaattgctatggtttaacttagaatgtaagtataagtaagtatgatatggtatgtataactgttgttgtgtgttttatccaggttgttttttgggaaaaagcaccttagctttccccctacaaaacaacttataaagaggggaggtgttacatacagcactgatgttacctgtctgtcatgggtttggagggaaagttccatcctatggggagtggaaggcgggacatcaggaggaggggctgtactgtataaatatgtggagcgtgtgtggtgaaggagacgctgagagacactgggttgtgacgaagcagcagctgggaagaagaagctgttgtgggagtctgtgtgtcagacagggtacttctgtgtgtcagagtaccaacctgataggttcaggtgtctgttggttagccagaactgataggttcagggtctgtgcttcaagttaagggttctgggtgaaccaaactgtatgcttgtatgagtgagaataagccacgttactttattttattcacctaatcattttattttccctgtgtgtatttaaataaaccttattctttttattgtttaaaaatccatccctggtctgtgtgacttcttatagggaatggttggtggcagcttagtaactgtgtgacagatcccagtaggtctgggtttgtcacattgaccACATCCAAAACTGGCCTGGGAATTAGCAGGTGTACTGACCGGTGAACAAAGCCGAAGACCGAGCATGTCCTGGAATAACTCCCTAGCGGAATTTTGAGGTCAACGTTGCGTCACACTTAACCTGCCCAGAATTTTCTCAGGCACCCTCCATCTATTCAGTGGCAAAAGGAAAGTCATGGCCCCCTTAGTCCtagaaagatggggggggggaggagagggaatggTCAAACAATTGACCTGGTCTTTTGTAATACTGCCATGGGGCAGCTCTTCAAACCAAGAAGAGggaaaggctctctctctctcccttggtCACACGGACGTGGTTAACCAGAGACAGACAAGAGTCCCTTTGGCTTCCATGATGTCActtgggaggaaaaagaggagcctCGTCTCAGCTTAACCTTTGGCAACTTgacaggggaaggaaggagaggaagctaCCTCTCGAGCAAGCAGGACCAAACCCTAAAACAAGCTGATGTGGGTATTAGCAAAAGTCTgaaaggatctctctctctctctctctttttttaagagaGAGGGAACCAAGATTGTGAGGGGATGATGGCCGGCAAAAACGGATGCTTACAGGATCCTTCCTGGGAGTAATTCTGCAATGCGGGAAAACATCCTTGGGCATACTGAGGTTAGCCTGggcatgttttctctctctctctctcttgaaaatCCACGTCTTCTCTCTCGACCACAAGAGATTGTGGCATGAATATCCCTGTCACTGGTACGCACCATATTGTGTCCGAATGATTCGGACAGCTCACCGGGTCGCAAACGACAAGCCACAACACTGTGGGAGTTCCAGAGGGCCCCACCGCACTCATCCCCGGCTTTGTGGAGCCCAAGACAGAATTTTCCCCATCGACCTGTCTGTGAGGTTACAGGATAAAGCCCCTGCTTTCCCCTTGGCCTTATTTCTCAAGACAGAGCAGCCCTCCCTGTTCTTCACCCcccaaaaggggtgtgtgtgtatctgtgtgtgtgaaGGGGGTGTGTGTCTCTTCCAAACAAAGAGAAGCTCCCGATCAAATGGGAGATCCATGCCTGATCCAGACCTCTCCTCGCCTGGGATTTCTATGCTCTTTCGCTCTTCCTTTGTCAGCTCAAACACAGGCACTCCTCCCAAGTGGGGAACGTTTGGGCTCAATGTCATATTGCAATGGAACGCTCTTTGGGGAGCAAGGAAGGACCAGGTGTCAGGGATCCATGCCAAAATCACAGAAAGCAGTGGCTTTGTCCtgcgctctctctgtctctctctctctctctcgtgtttTCAACCCAGAAGGAAgttcctcctttcttccacagCTTTCTGGGGAACAACCACCCTTTCAGACAATTGTTTGGGGGTAAAGCGCATGGAAAAAGGGGAGCCTTCTAGCCCCACTGGTCATTGTGGCCACTTCCAGTGCTCTCCTATACATGCCACGCAAGAGGCCTGAAGAGGGAGGTCCCCAGGAGAGGGTCCCAACTCGTGCGGAGAGCCGGCTTCAGACTCTTGGCCTTCTGCGAGTAACGGGGACAGAAGCGAGAGACCAGGATAGGGCTGGGAGACCCTGTGTGAGCAACAGATGTGAAGAAAAATGCCCGGATCAGGTCATGAGGGTCCATCTTATCTCACCGACTGACCGCCTTTCCTCTTCCaagtgttttggacttcagctcccatcataCCCGATCTTGGGTCACGCCCAGCTAAGGTTGCTGGGAATCAAGAGTCCAAAACACCGCAAGCCTGGGTTGCCCTATTCCTCGTACAAAACATCCATGAGTCGTAACGGACGTGCCACCTCGACAACAGTTACAAATGGACCACAAAAGCAGCATCAGCAAAGGCGGAGAAGGGAAGGGCCGATAGATCCGGAAAGTTTGGCAGAGCCACAGGAGAAAGAGGCGGACAGAACGTCCTCGGTGTCGCCAGAATCTCCAAATCCTTCGGAGGCTGGAGAACCGCAGCGGGAACGTGGGTCTGACCAGGGGGCGGTTTTGtgcgttcccccctcccccaatgatcAGAGTTCCAAGCACCTTGAAATGATGTAACGCTCTTGGGTAGAAGTCAAGTCTCTTTTCAGATTGTCCTCTCGGGATGGGAGTTTGCCTCACTTCTGGCCGTTCTGCTTTTGCATGCAATGCAACGCATACCGTACACACACCTCAATGCAggcccctccccgcccccccgtcAGATGGTCAGGAGGGGTATGCATCCGACCCCGACCCCTCCCTCGTGGCACAACATCGGGGCCATGAACGTCCAGCGATTGGTTTCCGGGTCGTACATTTCTACCGAGCTCAAGTTGGACTGTCCGTCATAGCCTCCCACGGCGTACAGGCGGCCACAGTTTGTGACGAGGGAGACGCGGCTGCGCCGGGTGTTCATGGGGACAATCAGGTACCACTGGTCCGCCATGGAGTTGTAGACCTCCGCGATGCTCAGGAAGCCGGAGCCGTCGTAGCCGCCGCAGACGAACATCTTGCTGCCGAGGGAGGCCGCCCCGTGCCGGCAGCGCTTGTTAAGCATGCCGGCCACGCTGTGCCACGAAGCCGTGTGGTGGTTGTAGTACTCCACCTGCGTGGGAGAAAGAGGATGGGAAAGGgaatcagaagaagggaaaactggggggggggggggacaactgggaGATCTGCCTCCTGAAACGTGCTGCCAATCCCTCTCTGGAGATCTTTAAGAAGGCCCTTAAAACCATCTTATTCCATCAGGTTTTTCCAAGAACTCCATTCTTGGAAATGGAAATTCTTGCttaagaattcatgcttttgaattgtggtgctggaggaggctcttgagagtcccttcatgaccccttggaccagagcacaccaggccctcctgtcttccactgcctcccggagttgtgtcaaattcatgttggtcacttcgatgaccctgtccaaccatctcatcctctgtcatccccttctcctcttgccctcacactttcccaacatcagggccttttccaaggagtcttctcttctcatgagatggccaaagtactggagcctcagcttcaggctctgtccctccagggagcactcagggttgatttccttccgaatggatcggtttgttctccctgcagtccaggggactctcgagagcctcctccagcaccacaattcgaaagcatccattcttcggcggtcagccttctttatggtccagctctcactttatATACGGGATACTTAACCCCTGGCATCTCCAACTTTgtaaaaatttatattttattttaattaaatattatatatttaattatagatttatagatttaatttttaaaaaattgttattattatttgggaaaatatcatttttttaaaaaaaaaaccagcctgcCCAGAATTCCTTGCAGTAAGACTGCCGAGACTCACGCTGCTGAAGATCTGCAGCCCGTCATGTCCGCCCGAGACGAAGATCCTGCCTTCGAATACCGTCACGCCGGCAGCGCTACGGTTGGAGCTCATTGGGGTCACCACCATCCACCTTCCAAGAGACCGGCAAACACAAGAGGTCTGAGCGCCAGCCGACAGGAGGAGAATCCTCCCAGCCCCATATCAAGCTGACGCTGCAGCGGGCGTTTTGGAAATACTCACTTGTCCATTTCAGGGGAATACACTTCCACAGAATTGAGAGAAGAGGTGCCGTCATAACCGCCACAAACGTAGATCTGCCCGTCGAGGACGACCGTCCCCATGGCACTGAAACGAGTCACAGAAGGCCTCCTGTGAATATTACGGGCCGGCCAGCAATTCTTTTAGAAACATAGCCTTGAAGGACCTAATTTCACTCCAACTCCAGGCAAACGGCCAcctttggtgttttttgtttttgcacaaacCACATTTCCAAGCAAATgtgcaaaaagcaaaataaaaatccctTTCCCAGAAAAGTGCCCATTTTGCACAAAACCGCCCATTTGTGCCCCAAACAAGGAGAACAGCAGATTTTGTCTAAAAATCTAAAGGACAGGAtgggttgtttgcttcttttctaACAACCAGCGGATCTTTCTCTGCTTCCTCTgtgttttctccataatctaaTTTTATATTCTCCTCTCCTGTCATTCTCTTGTCTTTCTTCAGAACTATAAATTCCataagaaaagattttttttctgtagggGAAGAACTTCTGTGGGTGATGATGGCATCTCCCTGTCTGTTTGTGGTACCTGGAGGGCATGGCTCCTACCATGTTCTCTGCAGAACTGCTAAGACCAAACCGGCTCTTTGGCACGTTGGCTCAGAACGGGGAGCAAAGTACATCTACTACACTTAGAATACAAGCAGCTAGTTAAGATTTCAACCATGAGTGGAGGATATGGGAATATTTTTCAAACCGAGAGGAAAATCAAGAGGCTGAAGAAGGCAGACAGAGGGAAGTCTTGTTTCCGGCTGAAACTTCCCATTTAAATCATAACAGAAGCCAAGAAAGCAGTATGACATTGTTTTAGGAAGGTAGGTCCCAAACTTTCAGTCCCAGACGTCCTTGGGCTAAAacccccactagctgtgctgaccaggatttctggggattgcagtccaagaacatctgcgggaccccccaaggttgggaagcagtgtTTTCAGGAATGGGGATACTACAATGACTCTTCCATTTGCATCAGGGTCTAATCTAAACCACCCTCTTTGCCAGATTATAATGCCGCTGGGTTGCCTCTTGCATGGACCTACCGTaacccccccctctccttttgcTTCCACTGCAGGCATGCGACTGTtgaaatactctctctctctcacacacacacacacaaaccttcgTTTGCTGTTCATGCTTGCCACTTTGGACCACGAATCCGTGTCCGGGTTGTAGACTTCCACCGTGCTCAGTCTCAACTGACCGTCGTATCCCCCAATGGCGTACAAGAGTCCGTTCAGCACGGCGACGCCCACCCGGCTCCGGGCCGTCATCATTGGCTGGCACTTCTCCCAGCGGTTGGCAATGGGGTCGAAGACCTCCACCACGTTCAGCGAGTCGCCTGCGTAGAAATTCGctactcacattttaaaaagtgatcatTCAAACCAAGGGCTCGTTTACGAAGGCCGAAGGGGAGGGTTTCGCAGAACAAGCACGGGGTggcctctttttccccccttttatttcgGAATTAGAACGCAAGGGAATTTTGTTTGCAATTCTTATCGTGATCTAGAAGGATTCGTGTGCTTAAGACTGGCAGTTTCCCTTTTAATCCATCTCCTTACAATGGTCTAGCAAGTCAGCGTGAAACCAGTcgcagaatcacagaatcatgaagttggaagggggcctcttaaggccatatAGTCCAACCCCCGGCTTGagccaggaatccaaatcaaagcagatcggacagaggatTGTCACCCCGCTTGTTCCATGTGCCCTAATGGGCTGTGACTGTGAAGTTCTCTTCTCTTCGCTCCCTCCCACAGCAGCAGCTGCTTCACAGATCAGCTGGAACCTCACGCAATCACAAAACTGGATCGTGTGTTGATTTACTCATCAAGGTTTGAGAGGCTTCTCAACGAACAAGCAACAGATGGCAGGGCCGACAAGGATATcgggtttttttttacactgaGGTACAGCGATGCACACAATTGTTGGCGTCTCTTGCCCCTGATCCTATTTCCACTGTTCTGTGTGCGATCTATATTTAGGGCGTTCTTTAAGCGTGCCAATATAAAGGGTGGATATAAATCATGGAGGTTGCAGCGCTCTTCCCAAATGTTTATTCCACACTTCCTCCATAGAGATCAAGAATGCAGTACAAGAACATatggaagtctctctctctctctctcttaatctaATAAGCAGAGGAACAGAATTCTAGGTGCATTTAGCCTGCCAGGTGTCAAAAGACCCATCGAGGACTGCGACGTGCATGAAATATCACATActgcttctctcttcccccacaaTATTTACTGCGGGGAAAGAGAGATCCCCCGAGGTACAAATCCCCCTCTTTTCAGAACTGTTTAGACTTTCTCTGGAATCCTGTgcacagttctggacaccacccttcaagaaggaggctgacaaattggaacaagttcaaaggagcacaacaaggatgatcgggggctggaaaccaagccctaggacaaaacgctgaaagaactggggcatgtttggcctggagaaaggaagactgagaagagagaggataaaggtaaaggtaaaggttccccttgacaatttttgtccagtcgtgttcgactctagggggcggtgctcatccccgtttccaagccatagagccagcgtttttgtccgaagacaatcttccgtggtcacatggccagtgcgacttagacacggaacgctgttaccttcccaccgaggtggtccctatttatctacttgcatttgcatgctttcaaaccgctaggttggagggagctgggacaagcgacgggcgctccctcTGTTGCGTGaactcgatcttacgactgcttggtcttctaaccctgcagcacaggcttctgcggtttagcccagagcgccaccacgccccttaaagaaataggatagccctcttcaaatacttgaaaagtagccctacagagaaggggcaggatctgctctcgatcATGCCAGAATGCAGGAtatgtcataatgggctcaagtgacaggaagccagattttgactgagtATCAGGATAAAtcccttaactgttagagcagtacgacaatggaattcgtgacctcagggggaggcggtgagcgctccaacgctggaggaattcaagagaaaattggacagcccttCGATTTGCAATTCCTGCCTTTAGCAAGGGGTTGGTTTTCGGTGGCCTGATGAGGCCCTTCCAACcctactattctatgattctatgatttatttattttaaatattttacccaacctttctccttgaaaaggacccaaggtggctgacatTATTAAAACAGGAAGCCTGAATCCGAGGGTTCAGGCACCTCCAAAGGTGTGTCTTCGCACCCTTTCCCAGCAtgcattcccccccaccccaacaagCAACTGAACTGAAAGATACCTGCTGAGTTGAGGCCTCCCACGGCATAGATCAGGCCTGCGATGGAGGTACAGCAACGGGGGCGGGTTTTGAAAGCCGGGAGGTGCGGCTGGCGCTCCGGCATGAGATGATAGTCTTTTGCTTCATCCACCAGATCCCTAAGAACCAAGAGGCCGAGCCACAAAGAGGACAGCCGCGTGAGCACAACATGGAAATCAAGATGGTAACAATGGCACAGGAAGAAAACGTGCCGACAGAAATGTACGACGAAGGCATCTGGATGTGAAATCCCActagtgggggggagggagggttggTCAgcacagggccttctcagtggctgctcccaggctgtcaagactctgctcatggcctgagtttgatcGTGACGGACTCCAGTAGCCTGCTCCAGGTCGGCTCAGCCGCCCATCCGTCCCAGGTCACTAAACTGACCACCGAGCCCGCTGGAGGAGGGGGGCACGTCTAGCCTGCAAACCACCCACAGAATGCTTTAAACACGACGGGGCAGTCTAGAAGCAGCACCCTGTGCTTTCTGCTTAACTCTGCCTGCGTGGCAGAAAAGAGATCCGAAGTCTGCGGGTGCCGTGCCTGCTTCGCCGCGGCAGGGggtgccttcctcctcctcccccatccCAGCACGAGCCTCCCACCTGCACTTGTGGCAAGAGCGGACCAGGTCGTCCTGTTGCACGCGGTCGGCCAGGAACTGGGGCCGGCAGAGCGGCAGGCGGATTTTGGAGAGGAGCTCCGGCAAGTAGGGCTCGCGGTGCTCGCGGTCGTACCTCATCCAGGCCATGGCAGCTTCAAAGACCTGTCGGAAGAGGGACAGGGAGCTGGTCAGGGAGATTTCTAGGACAAGGTATCCACAGAGGGGGGAGGGCCTCTGCAGGTCTTTGCcttgctgctcctgctccttatCCCCCATTCAGACTTTGAATTCCACGGCGAGCATATGGGCACCCCTTAGGAAGTGAGCAATCCCCCCCCCGAACAATGGtatgaaggcctgggggggggaaggaaaaatgaGAGGGTGAGGAAGACCCTCA of Pogona vitticeps strain Pit_001003342236 chromosome 6, PviZW2.1, whole genome shotgun sequence contains these proteins:
- the KLHL18 gene encoding kelch-like protein 18 isoform X2, coding for MLEAAGPDPELDPEDLVHFSVGDLPSRGYGVMGEIRRQGKLCDVTLKVGDHKFSAHRIVLAASIPYFHAMFTNDMMECKQDEIVMQGLDPSALEALINFAYNGHLAIDQQNVQSLLMGASFLQLQNIKDACCSFLRERLHPKNCLGVRQFAETMMCAVLYDAANSFIHQHFVEVSMSEEFLALSFEDVAELVARDELNVKLEEQVFEAAMAWMRYDREHREPYLPELLSKIRLPLCRPQFLADRVQQDDLVRSCHKCRDLVDEAKDYHLMPERQPHLPAFKTRPRCCTSIAGLIYAVGGLNSAGDSLNVVEVFDPIANRWEKCQPMMTARSRVGVAVLNGLLYAIGGYDGQLRLSTVEVYNPDTDSWSKVASMNSKRSAMGTVVLDGQIYVCGGYDGTSSLNSVEVYSPEMDKWMVVTPMSSNRSAAGVTVFEGRIFVSGGHDGLQIFSSVEYYNHHTASWHSVAGMLNKRCRHGAASLGSKMFVCGGYDGSGFLSIAEVYNSMADQWYLIVPMNTRRSRVSLVTNCGRLYAVGGYDGQSNLSSVEMYDPETNRWTFMAPMLCHEGGVGVGCIPLLTI
- the KLHL18 gene encoding kelch-like protein 18 isoform X1, whose translation is MLEAAGPDPELDPEDLVHFSVGDLPSRGYGVMGEIRRQGKLCDVTLKVGDHKFSAHRIVLAASIPYFHAMFTNDMMECKQDEIVMQGLDPSALEALINFAYNGHLAIDQQNVQSLLMGASFLQLQNIKDACCSFLRERLHPKNCLGVRQFAETMMCAVLYDAANSFIHQHFVEVSMSEEFLALSFEDVAELVARDELNVKLEEQVFEAAMAWMRYDREHREPYLPELLSKIRLPLCRPQFLADRVQQDDLVRSCHKCRDLVDEAKDYHLMPERQPHLPAFKTRPRCCTSIAGLIYAVGGLNSAANFYAGDSLNVVEVFDPIANRWEKCQPMMTARSRVGVAVLNGLLYAIGGYDGQLRLSTVEVYNPDTDSWSKVASMNSKRSAMGTVVLDGQIYVCGGYDGTSSLNSVEVYSPEMDKWMVVTPMSSNRSAAGVTVFEGRIFVSGGHDGLQIFSSVEYYNHHTASWHSVAGMLNKRCRHGAASLGSKMFVCGGYDGSGFLSIAEVYNSMADQWYLIVPMNTRRSRVSLVTNCGRLYAVGGYDGQSNLSSVEMYDPETNRWTFMAPMLCHEGGVGVGCIPLLTI